In Lactuca sativa cultivar Salinas chromosome 5, Lsat_Salinas_v11, whole genome shotgun sequence, the DNA window catacaacttgagatgtgcatgatgctacagcgatgtattcagcttctacaatggagagagaaacacaagtttgtttctttgattgccagctaaccaatttaccatcgagaaattggcatcctccagtggtgcttttacgatctaatccatAGCCACCTAAGTCAGTGTCTGAGAATGCTTGGATAAAGAAtcttgagttggctggataccacagacTGAGAGAGGAGGTTCACTTCAGATAGCGAAAAATGTTTTTCATAGCTTGCAAATGAGGTTCGCATGGGTTAGCTTGGAATTTGGCACAGTAACAgactgaaaacatgatgtcaggtctactagttgtgagatacattagagacccaatcatttgacgatacaGCGTCATGTCAACGGCTGACTTCTCCAAAAAGGGTGTAAGCTTTGTCCTCAAAGCCATTAGAACTTTAACTTTGGAGTCTGCCATCATACCAAACTTATCTAACAgtgtcttggtgtatgcctcctgattgataaatatGCCatcaggtccctgtctaatgtttaagccaaggaaaaagttaattggacccattaagctcatctcaaatttagtttccatcaacttcctgaattcagctgttaagctaggattcgtggagccaaagatgatgtcatcaacataaatttggactatcatgaGGTGGTTACcctctttctttcgaaataaggttgggtcaactgaaccttgtttgaatttagacatttttaagaatcgagttatagtttcataccatgctctgggagcctacTTTAgaccatataccgctttgtcaagtatgtagcagtgatttggatacttctcgttcacgaagtCTGGCGGTTACtcaacgtacacagtttcttcaagttcaccattgagaaaagcacacttaacatccatctgatagtcttcaaagtttttgtgtgcaacataggcaagaaagataTGAACATATTCTAATCTTGCAacaggagcgaaggtctcttcataatcgataccttcttcctgacagtatcctttcaccaccaatcgagctttgttacgaatcacgttcccctccttatccatcttgtttctgaatacctatttgagaccgacaaccgaggcaTCCTTTGGAGTAGGAATAAGgagccatactttgtttctttcaatcTCATTCAACTCATCCTGCATGGCTTGCACCCAGTCATAATGATCAAGTGCTGAATTaacagtcttcggttcaactttggaaagaaaggagttgaacatacaaaactctacttgagaaaagagtgcagcttgtttcgctttgatctgagatcgagttaacaccttttctgaagattccctAATAATTTAACTCtgtggatgatctttggtccatttaataagcagtgggtaatttggatcacaagagggatctAGTTcggcattgatttcttcttctaTTTCTGATAGTATGTCATCATCATTGacattggtgttctccccctcgaaggatGACACCTGTTTAGAATCTGGATTAGTATCTTCTCGTTCGTTTGGACTTTCAGTAGAGCTTGATGATTGTGACGTTGAGTTCTCCCCTTGGAATGAAGAGCCTTGATCGTGTTGTAGAGttggaccctccccctggacattaGGACGGTCACTCGAAGGTTCGCTTACATGTGGCCTCTTAGTTACTTTCGGTAGGTCAGCAGCCATCTTTTGAGCAGCATCATCGATGATTTGTTTTAGATTATCAACCTTTTTGTCTTTCGCCGTTGATTTAGAATCAATTGTCGTTTGAGGTTCATCAAAAAGAAGcatatattgctcgaaaagatttgaaataaagGTTGTAACCCTACTAGTCTTTGGAAAGATTTTCTGCATTGCATCTTTGGCTGACATCATCTTCttaacatagctatcgtcaaaagtgacatagtatgtttcttcaattttcttagagagcttgtttagaactctatatgccttagaATTCAGAGAGTAacctaagaatattccttcatcagccttagcatcaaacttgtttcgattctctttagagttgaagacgaagcatcttgaactgaacacatggaagaatttcacATTTGGTTTATGATTGTTCAAGATTCCGTAAGGAGTGATAGAGAATCGCTTGTTTAGATATGATCTGTTCTAAGTATAACAAGCTGCAACAATTGCATCCGCCCAGAAGTATAAGGGCAAGGATGCGAAGCATAACATCATTCGAGCTGCTTCACATAGAGATCGGTTTCTTCTTTCGACGATcccattctgctgtggagtatatggggctgagaaattatgagtcgttcccttctcagcaagaaaatcttcaaaatctttgttcttgaattccaagccattgtatCTTCTTACGTTACGAACAATTTTCCTCAACTAAATTTCTACTTGTTTTATGAATAGCTTGAGCTTTGGAATAGCCTCATATTTTTGCTTCATGAAGAACACCCA includes these proteins:
- the LOC128134287 gene encoding uncharacterized protein LOC128134287, which codes for MMSAKDAMQKIFPKTSRVTTFISNLFEQYMLLFDEPQTTIDSKSTAKDKKVDNLKQIIDDAAQKMAADLPKVTKRPHVSEPSSDRPNVQGEGPTLQHDQGSSFQGENSTSQSSSSTESPNEREDTNPDSKQSDEDDDEPVSKRHLKAVNDKLNQLFSSSSSGAYSDAALKALFSSVVQEHNASLTGAAKAIDASTSQRQKTSLAVEASTK